A window of the Garciella nitratireducens DSM 15102 genome harbors these coding sequences:
- a CDS encoding M23 family metallopeptidase has product MKKKLFSNKKFSKEKWKNFVNKDGFYVVLFLCVALIATSAVYITRNNMDKSLTQNNPNEAAQKVEDYQSYQAEDIKTEKTKEASANNDEKDKKEIQEKQSNANDKVSKQEERQVSQSKSNKENSTPTDEFIPNATAVTSNNASVEKNQEKQEKKSDENSSSSQNTLNSFISPVKGSTITMDYSFQASPVFSKTLNEFRSDHQGIDLAAEKGTEVKATMDGKIVEIKKDPKFGTLITIDHGNGVQSKYGNLDSKVNVTKNQQVKKGQVIGKAGNTALFEIDDDPHIHFEVWNGDKCIDPKKYIKVKK; this is encoded by the coding sequence ATGAAAAAAAAGCTTTTTTCTAATAAGAAATTTAGCAAAGAAAAATGGAAAAATTTTGTAAATAAGGATGGTTTTTATGTAGTTTTATTTCTATGTGTAGCCTTAATCGCTACTTCAGCAGTATACATTACTCGTAATAATATGGATAAATCTCTCACTCAAAATAATCCAAATGAAGCAGCACAAAAAGTAGAAGATTATCAATCTTATCAAGCAGAAGACATAAAAACAGAAAAAACAAAAGAAGCCTCTGCAAACAATGATGAAAAAGATAAAAAAGAAATACAAGAAAAACAATCTAATGCAAATGACAAAGTTTCTAAACAAGAAGAACGACAAGTAAGTCAAAGCAAATCCAATAAAGAAAATAGCACTCCTACGGATGAATTTATTCCTAATGCAACTGCTGTAACATCTAATAATGCAAGTGTAGAAAAAAATCAAGAAAAACAAGAAAAGAAAAGCGATGAAAACTCTTCTTCCTCTCAAAACACTTTAAACAGTTTTATAAGTCCAGTAAAAGGAAGTACCATTACTATGGACTATAGTTTTCAAGCATCTCCTGTCTTTTCTAAAACTTTAAATGAATTTCGTTCAGATCATCAGGGAATTGATCTTGCTGCTGAAAAAGGAACAGAAGTAAAAGCTACTATGGATGGAAAAATAGTAGAAATAAAAAAAGATCCCAAATTTGGGACGTTGATAACCATTGATCATGGAAATGGAGTTCAAAGCAAGTATGGAAATTTAGATTCTAAAGTAAATGTGACCAAAAATCAACAAGTAAAAAAAGGACAAGTAATCGGAAAAGCAGGAAATACAGCTCTATTTGAAATTGACGATGACCCTCATATTCATTTTGAAGTATGGAATGGAGATAAATGTATAGATCCAAAAAAATATATTAAAGTAAAAAAATAA
- the spoIIID gene encoding sporulation transcriptional regulator SpoIIID: MKGYIEERAVEIAKYIIETNTTVRETAKIFGVSKSTVHKDVTERLPKINPALAKEVKQVLDKNKSERHLRGGMATKMKYKQKK; this comes from the coding sequence GTGAAGGGCTATATCGAAGAACGAGCAGTAGAAATTGCCAAATATATTATAGAAACAAATACAACAGTACGGGAGACAGCAAAAATTTTTGGAGTTAGCAAATCCACTGTACATAAGGATGTCACCGAGAGACTTCCAAAGATAAATCCTGCACTTGCTAAGGAAGTAAAACAAGTATTAGATAAAAATAAATCGGAAAGACACTTAAGAGGCGGCATGGCCACCAAGATGAAATATAAACAAAAAAAATAG
- a CDS encoding rod shape-determining protein produces the protein MFDFKTDIGIDLGTASVLVYIKNKGIVLQEPSVVAIDTNTKKILAVGEEARRMIGRTPGNIIAIRPLRDGVISDFDITQRMLKYFIKKTCGNKKFFRPRVMVGVPSGVTEVEKKAVEEAVLQAGASKPFIIEEPVAAAIGAGMDITEPTGNMVVDIGGGTTDIAVLSLGGIVVSNSIKIAGDKFDESIIRFMRKNHNLLIGDRTAEELKINIGTAFPRDEELTMDIRGRDLLSGLPKTITVTSQEMRDALSESVSSIVEAVRAVLEKTPPELAADISDRGIYMTGGGALLYGLDKLIQKSTKVPVYVAEDAISCVAYGTGKALEDLDFLASLTESETKQYNLMD, from the coding sequence ATGTTTGATTTTAAAACAGATATCGGAATTGATTTAGGAACGGCGAGTGTACTTGTATATATTAAAAACAAGGGAATTGTATTACAAGAGCCATCTGTAGTAGCTATTGATACCAATACTAAAAAAATACTAGCAGTAGGAGAAGAAGCTCGAAGGATGATTGGAAGAACTCCAGGAAACATTATTGCGATTCGTCCTTTGAGAGATGGAGTGATTTCTGATTTTGATATAACCCAGCGCATGTTAAAATATTTTATTAAAAAAACTTGTGGAAACAAGAAATTTTTTAGGCCAAGAGTTATGGTAGGAGTTCCTAGTGGGGTGACAGAAGTAGAAAAAAAAGCGGTAGAAGAAGCTGTATTACAAGCAGGAGCCAGTAAGCCTTTTATTATAGAAGAACCAGTAGCAGCAGCGATTGGAGCAGGAATGGATATTACTGAACCTACAGGAAATATGGTAGTAGATATCGGTGGAGGAACAACAGATATAGCAGTTCTCTCTTTAGGAGGGATTGTGGTGAGCAACTCCATAAAAATAGCTGGAGATAAATTTGATGAATCTATTATTCGGTTTATGAGAAAAAATCATAATTTACTAATTGGAGATCGTACCGCTGAAGAGTTAAAAATTAATATTGGAACTGCTTTTCCAAGAGATGAAGAGTTAACGATGGATATTCGGGGAAGAGATTTATTATCTGGATTACCAAAAACCATAACAGTGACCTCACAAGAAATGAGAGATGCTTTAAGCGAATCTGTATCTTCCATCGTAGAAGCAGTACGTGCTGTATTAGAAAAAACTCCTCCAGAATTAGCAGCTGATATTAGCGATCGAGGAATTTATATGACAGGAGGAGGGGCCTTACTTTATGGATTGGACAAGCTGATTCAAAAGAGTACAAAAGTACCAGTTTATGTAGCAGAAGATGCAATTTCATGTGTAGCTTATGGAACAGGAAAGGCATTAGAAGATTTAGACTTTTTAGCAAGTTTGACAGAATCAGAAACAAAACAATACAATTTAATGGATTAG
- the fabZ gene encoding 3-hydroxyacyl-ACP dehydratase FabZ, with translation MLENKEIQKMIPHRYPFLLIDRIIEIEEGKKAVGIKNVTANEPFFQGHFPENPIMPGVLMVEALAQVGAVCVLSQQEYQGKLAVFAGVDKLRFKKQVIPGDQLRMEVELISIKRGIGKAKAVATVENQIAVKGEIMFAIVENEK, from the coding sequence ATGCTAGAAAATAAAGAAATTCAAAAGATGATTCCGCATCGATATCCTTTTCTACTGATAGATCGAATTATAGAAATAGAAGAAGGGAAAAAAGCGGTAGGGATCAAAAATGTAACTGCTAATGAGCCTTTTTTTCAAGGACATTTTCCAGAGAATCCTATTATGCCAGGGGTATTGATGGTAGAGGCTTTGGCTCAGGTAGGGGCAGTATGTGTATTATCTCAACAAGAGTATCAAGGAAAGCTTGCAGTATTTGCAGGAGTAGACAAATTGAGATTTAAAAAACAAGTTATTCCAGGAGACCAGTTACGTATGGAAGTGGAGCTTATCTCTATAAAAAGGGGAATTGGGAAAGCAAAAGCGGTAGCTACTGTAGAAAATCAAATCGCTGTTAAAGGCGAAATTATGTTTGCAATTGTAGAAAATGAGAAATAA
- the galU gene encoding UTP--glucose-1-phosphate uridylyltransferase GalU — protein sequence MKVRKAIIPAAGLGTRFLPATKAQPKEMLPIVDKPTIQYIIEEAIASGIEEILIITGRNKRSIEDHFDKNIELEMALKEKGKDDLLELVEDISNMVDIHYIRQKEAKGLGHAILQAKSFVGEEPFAVMLGDDIVDAKIPCLKQLIDVYNEYKTTILGVQEVDSKEVSKYGIVDGKYIEENVFKVKGLIEKPSLEDAPSNVAILGRYIITPRIFEILKHTKPGAGGEIQLTDALKELVSQEAMYSYVFSGKRYDVGDKLGFLQATIEFALKREDLKHDFIKYLYKLINDQKFKDILSEVALSSEE from the coding sequence ATGAAAGTACGAAAAGCAATTATACCAGCAGCAGGATTGGGAACACGATTTTTACCTGCTACAAAGGCACAACCAAAAGAGATGTTACCTATTGTAGATAAACCTACTATACAATATATTATAGAGGAAGCGATTGCATCTGGTATTGAGGAAATTTTGATTATTACAGGAAGAAATAAACGCTCTATTGAAGATCATTTTGATAAAAATATAGAATTAGAAATGGCCTTAAAGGAAAAAGGGAAAGATGATTTATTAGAATTGGTAGAGGATATTTCTAATATGGTAGATATTCATTATATTCGTCAAAAAGAAGCTAAAGGTTTAGGGCATGCTATTTTACAAGCAAAATCTTTTGTAGGGGAAGAACCTTTTGCAGTTATGTTGGGGGATGATATTGTAGATGCCAAGATCCCCTGTTTAAAACAATTAATTGATGTTTATAATGAATATAAGACTACGATTTTGGGGGTACAGGAGGTAGATTCTAAAGAGGTTTCTAAATATGGAATTGTAGATGGAAAATATATTGAAGAGAATGTATTTAAAGTAAAGGGATTGATAGAAAAACCCTCGCTAGAAGATGCACCTTCTAATGTAGCAATTTTAGGACGTTATATTATTACTCCTAGAATTTTTGAGATTCTAAAACATACCAAGCCTGGAGCTGGAGGAGAAATACAATTAACGGATGCCTTAAAAGAATTAGTAAGTCAAGAGGCTATGTATTCTTATGTCTTTAGTGGGAAACGCTATGATGTAGGAGATAAGTTAGGATTTTTACAAGCAACTATTGAGTTCGCTTTAAAAAGAGAAGACTTAAAGCATGATTTTATAAAATATTTATATAAATTAATAAATGATCAAAAATTTAAAGATATTCTATCTGAAGTTGCACTTTCTTCAGAAGAATGA
- a CDS encoding LCP family protein: MIKYGEKCKNRMKHGKKKNKRKYLIPILFVIVSILGVTFGTFYAKMRNPQSLFASSQNNKIDIADQFNKDIINIMLVGFDKDQQRSKESKIFRTDTNIVLTINLEKKTVDMISIPRDSYVSIANANGMDKFNSAYGYGYLNSESKNPEDDGFQCIMDTASKLLGEVPIYYYAAVDMDVVVEIVDAIGGVEINVPTDLYKDHGKDQSEIVIHKGQQKLDGEGLLYYARYRHYPKGDIQRVENQQKILLATFGSLKKSNMFSSLPKIYESVQKNIKTNLNTSQIAALALFAKDLNKESIHTYMMPGDFGTINNLSYWIIDQEKRVQLIQDLYGITIEPDEKEIVPENLTSIEASISRNILEIGQTAQIKASGVTNLGNQRLFDPGDLRYSSSNANIITVSDNGVVTAVGAGNATITISVDGISKNINITVNAAKVIEKSKQIEQPK, from the coding sequence ATGATAAAATATGGAGAGAAGTGTAAAAATAGAATGAAACATGGAAAGAAAAAAAATAAAAGAAAGTATTTAATTCCTATTCTTTTTGTTATTGTATCTATTTTAGGAGTAACTTTTGGAACTTTTTATGCAAAAATGAGAAATCCTCAAAGCTTATTTGCTTCTAGTCAAAACAATAAAATAGATATTGCAGATCAATTTAATAAAGATATTATTAATATTATGTTGGTAGGATTTGATAAAGATCAACAAAGAAGTAAAGAAAGCAAAATATTCCGAACAGATACCAATATAGTTTTAACCATTAATTTAGAAAAGAAAACAGTAGACATGATTTCTATTCCAAGAGATAGTTATGTATCTATTGCTAATGCAAATGGAATGGATAAATTTAATTCTGCTTATGGGTATGGATATCTTAATAGTGAAAGTAAAAATCCTGAGGATGATGGATTTCAATGTATAATGGATACAGCAAGTAAGCTATTAGGAGAGGTTCCTATTTATTATTATGCGGCAGTAGATATGGATGTAGTAGTAGAAATTGTAGATGCTATTGGTGGAGTGGAAATTAATGTTCCAACAGATTTGTATAAAGATCACGGAAAAGATCAAAGTGAAATAGTGATTCATAAAGGACAACAAAAATTAGATGGAGAAGGACTTTTATATTATGCTCGTTATCGACATTATCCTAAAGGAGATATCCAAAGAGTAGAAAATCAACAAAAGATTTTATTGGCAACCTTTGGCTCTTTAAAGAAATCCAATATGTTTTCTTCATTACCTAAGATTTATGAAAGTGTACAAAAAAATATAAAAACCAATCTTAATACAAGTCAGATAGCTGCTTTAGCATTATTTGCAAAAGATTTAAATAAGGAAAGCATCCATACTTATATGATGCCAGGAGATTTTGGAACTATTAATAATCTTTCTTATTGGATTATAGACCAAGAAAAAAGAGTTCAATTGATTCAAGATCTTTATGGAATTACTATAGAACCTGATGAGAAGGAGATTGTCCCAGAAAATTTAACCAGTATAGAAGCATCGATATCAAGAAATATTTTAGAAATAGGACAAACTGCTCAAATTAAAGCAAGTGGAGTTACCAATTTAGGAAATCAACGATTATTTGATCCTGGAGATTTACGATATTCTAGTTCTAATGCTAATATTATAACAGTGAGTGATAATGGGGTAGTTACAGCAGTAGGAGCTGGAAATGCAACCATCACTATAAGCGTGGATGGAATTTCTAAAAATATCAATATAACGGTAAATGCAGCAAAAGTAATAGAAAAATCTAAACAGATTGAACAGCCTAAATAG